The following are encoded together in the Adhaeribacter arboris genome:
- a CDS encoding cytochrome b5 domain-containing protein codes for MAEKVLPEYTKNQLALRNGQDHDDIWIAYKGAIYDVKKSRLWSRGNHYEHWAGQDLTEELQDAPHTDYVFDKFQIIGRLKK; via the coding sequence ATGGCAGAAAAGGTACTCCCAGAATACACCAAAAATCAATTAGCTTTACGCAACGGGCAAGACCACGATGATATCTGGATTGCTTACAAAGGTGCTATTTACGATGTAAAAAAATCACGATTATGGAGCCGCGGCAACCATTACGAACATTGGGCGGGGCAAGATTTAACGGAAGAACTGCAAGACGCTCCGCACACTGACTACGTCTTCGATAAATTTCAAATAATCGGCCGTTTAAAAAAGTAA
- the era gene encoding GTPase Era, with protein sequence MSEKPHKAGFVSIIGKPNVGKSTLMNVMVGERLSIITSKAQTTRHRIMGILNGADFQVVYSDTPGIIQPKYELHQSMMRFVSASLEDADVILFVTDIYEKHDEEEIIKRLQNVEAKILLLINKIDQSSEPEVEEKVAYWQDKIKADRIIPISALEKFNTDQVFNSILEYLPVHPPYYDKDELTDKPERFFAAEFIREKIFLNYKKEIPYSCEVVVEEFKEDDTIIRMRAEIMVERKSQKGIVIGHEGKMLKKVGTQARQEMEQFFAKQVHLELYVRVQEDWRSNPKALNKFGYNDL encoded by the coding sequence ATGAGCGAAAAACCACACAAAGCCGGGTTTGTCAGTATTATTGGCAAACCCAACGTAGGCAAATCTACGCTCATGAACGTAATGGTGGGCGAGCGGCTATCTATAATTACCTCTAAAGCCCAAACCACGCGGCACCGGATTATGGGTATTCTTAACGGTGCTGATTTTCAGGTGGTGTATTCCGATACGCCGGGTATTATTCAGCCGAAGTACGAGTTGCACCAATCGATGATGCGGTTTGTAAGTGCTTCTTTAGAGGATGCTGATGTTATTTTATTTGTTACGGACATTTACGAAAAGCACGACGAGGAGGAAATAATTAAACGGCTGCAAAACGTAGAAGCTAAAATCCTGCTGCTGATCAATAAAATAGACCAATCTTCGGAGCCGGAAGTAGAAGAAAAAGTGGCTTACTGGCAAGATAAAATTAAAGCCGATCGCATTATTCCCATTTCGGCTCTGGAGAAATTCAATACGGACCAAGTTTTTAATTCTATTCTGGAATATTTACCGGTGCATCCGCCGTACTACGATAAAGATGAACTAACCGATAAGCCCGAACGTTTCTTTGCCGCCGAGTTTATCCGCGAAAAGATTTTCCTGAATTATAAAAAAGAAATTCCGTACAGCTGCGAAGTAGTAGTGGAAGAGTTTAAAGAAGATGATACCATTATCCGGATGCGGGCCGAAATTATGGTGGAACGCAAAAGCCAGAAAGGCATTGTAATCGGCCACGAAGGTAAAATGCTGAAAAAAGTAGGCACCCAGGCCCGGCAGGAAATGGAGCAGTTTTTTGCCAAACAAGTGCATTTAGAATTGTACGTACGCGTGCAGGAAGATTGGCGCTCTAACCCCAAAGCGCTTAATAAATTTGGGTATAACGATTTGTAG
- a CDS encoding outer membrane beta-barrel protein, with translation MKLLLKNINQSFRLLVCGSEYLLLIVLLLPASTALGQQIEYSGQINSGLSWFGGRSAANSSKIVLNDINVPNYTNHPYGKKPGISYGALVQAQIITNHKIVFGVQTGYEVLKSKIDIDGFFSSNYRLSTFTGGETVLRNNFINFQPFFGYRVKQNNWTLDITAGPEFGLFLKSHEKGFATEAGGYKYTTDLKRTHPVMDWRACLNATAYYRKIGVSLGYAHGLSNYQANLEGADYETYSRITRFGIIYRFN, from the coding sequence ATGAAGTTACTTTTAAAAAACATTAACCAAAGCTTTAGGTTGCTCGTTTGCGGGAGCGAATATTTATTATTAATCGTTTTACTTCTTCCGGCCAGCACAGCCCTGGGGCAGCAGATCGAATATTCCGGTCAGATAAATTCGGGATTATCCTGGTTTGGTGGTAGATCAGCAGCAAACAGTTCTAAAATTGTTTTAAACGATATAAATGTTCCCAATTATACTAATCATCCGTATGGTAAAAAACCAGGTATTTCGTACGGGGCTTTAGTGCAAGCACAAATAATTACAAACCATAAAATAGTATTTGGGGTGCAGACTGGTTACGAAGTTTTAAAGAGCAAAATAGATATTGATGGCTTCTTCAGTTCGAACTACAGATTATCTACCTTTACTGGCGGAGAAACTGTTTTAAGGAATAATTTTATTAATTTTCAACCCTTTTTCGGGTACAGAGTTAAGCAAAATAATTGGACGTTGGATATAACGGCAGGGCCTGAGTTTGGTTTATTTTTGAAAAGTCACGAAAAAGGATTTGCTACTGAAGCTGGTGGTTATAAGTATACCACCGACTTAAAGCGAACCCATCCGGTAATGGATTGGCGAGCCTGCCTAAATGCTACCGCTTATTACCGGAAAATAGGCGTGAGTTTAGGGTACGCGCACGGCTTAAGTAATTACCAGGCCAACCTGGAAGGGGCAGATTATGAAACTTACTCCCGCATAACCCGCTTCGGAATAATATATCGCTTTAACTAA
- a CDS encoding MarR family winged helix-turn-helix transcriptional regulator gives MKPEETVDYNVKVCWHAIARMYNLQAAKFDITTSIGFVLLNIHPQEGTPATKIAPKMGLEARSLTRILKSMEEDGLIYKVGDAIDKRSVRIFLTEKGLDKKELARQTVRTFNQKVREQIPENELAIFFKVINQINGLVESKEVYK, from the coding sequence ATGAAGCCCGAAGAAACCGTCGATTATAATGTAAAAGTATGTTGGCACGCCATTGCCAGAATGTATAACCTGCAAGCCGCTAAATTTGATATTACCACTTCTATTGGTTTTGTTCTCTTAAATATTCATCCGCAGGAAGGTACGCCAGCCACGAAGATTGCGCCTAAAATGGGCCTTGAAGCCCGTAGTTTAACCCGAATTTTAAAAAGTATGGAAGAGGATGGGTTAATATACAAAGTAGGCGATGCTATTGACAAACGTTCCGTGCGGATATTCCTAACAGAGAAGGGATTAGACAAGAAAGAATTGGCCCGGCAAACCGTTAGGACTTTTAATCAGAAGGTACGCGAACAAATACCTGAAAATGAACTGGCAATATTTTTTAAGGTAATTAACCAAATTAACGGTTTAGTGGAAAGCAAAGAAGTTTATAAGTAA
- a CDS encoding entericidin translates to MKKLLFMFIAASAFTFTSCESKQEKAAEDATEHREDAAEHQEEAAKDNAEASKDSIDAVTPQ, encoded by the coding sequence ATGAAAAAACTATTGTTTATGTTTATTGCGGCCAGCGCTTTTACATTTACTTCTTGCGAATCTAAACAGGAAAAAGCGGCCGAGGATGCTACAGAACACAGAGAAGACGCAGCTGAACACCAGGAAGAGGCAGCGAAAGATAATGCAGAAGCCTCAAAGGATAGTATTGACGCCGTTACTCCCCAGTAA
- the murQ gene encoding N-acetylmuramic acid 6-phosphate etherase, with product MSTTETASHFDNLEKMSVNELLTNINQEDKTVPLAVEKAIPQIEALVKAVVEKMRAGGRLFYIGAGTSGRLGIVDASECPPTYGVPHGLVVGIIAGGDTAIRKAVEFAEDDFSQAWQDLQAYTISNKDVVVGIAASGRTPYVIGGLETARKNGLVTGCIVCNAGSKVAAAAEFPVEIVTGPEFVTGSTRMKAGTAQKLALNMLTTATMIQLGHVKGNKMVDMQLSNHKLVNRAIRMVMDELKVDEAKATALIKRYGNVREALEQYQK from the coding sequence ATGAGTACTACCGAAACCGCCTCCCATTTCGATAATCTGGAAAAAATGTCGGTAAACGAACTACTAACCAATATTAACCAGGAAGATAAAACCGTACCGCTGGCAGTAGAAAAAGCTATTCCGCAAATAGAAGCCTTGGTAAAAGCTGTGGTAGAAAAAATGCGGGCGGGTGGCCGGTTGTTTTATATTGGGGCCGGTACCAGCGGCCGGTTAGGAATTGTAGATGCTTCGGAATGCCCGCCGACTTATGGTGTACCGCACGGTTTAGTAGTAGGAATTATAGCCGGCGGCGACACCGCTATCCGGAAGGCAGTAGAATTTGCCGAAGATGATTTTAGCCAGGCTTGGCAGGATTTACAAGCTTACACTATTTCAAATAAAGATGTGGTGGTAGGTATTGCGGCTTCTGGCCGAACGCCTTACGTAATAGGCGGCTTGGAAACAGCCCGAAAAAATGGCCTTGTTACGGGTTGCATTGTGTGTAACGCCGGTTCAAAAGTAGCCGCTGCGGCCGAGTTTCCCGTTGAAATCGTTACCGGTCCGGAGTTTGTAACCGGCAGCACCCGCATGAAAGCGGGCACCGCCCAAAAACTTGCCTTAAACATGCTTACTACCGCCACCATGATTCAACTCGGCCACGTGAAAGGCAACAAAATGGTAGACATGCAACTGTCTAACCACAAATTGGTAAACCGAGCCATCCGGATGGTGATGGATGAATTAAAGGTTGATGAAGCAAAAGCCACCGCCTTAATCAAGCGATACGGTAACGTGCGCGAAGCTCTTGAGCAATACCAAAAGTAA
- the der gene encoding ribosome biogenesis GTPase Der encodes MSNIVAIVGRPNVGKSTLFNRLVGERKAIMDNQSGVTRDRHYGYGEWIGKNFTVVDTGGYVHGSDDIFEGEIRKQVELAIKEATVILFMVDVEEGLHSLDEEFAAVLRRSDKPIYIVANKADTNLKSQFIGDFYALGLGEEIFPVSSASGSGTGDLLDEVVKHFQTEDAENPDEGIPRLAVVGRPNVGKSSFVNLLLGEERNIVTDVAGTTRDSINSRYNAFGMEFIITDTAGLRRKTKVHEDIEFYSVLRSIKAIEESDVCIVMLDATRGLEAQDMNIIGLADKNRKGIVILVNKWDLVEKETNTMKEYEEQLREKMAPLTYMPIIFTSVLTKQRVHKAIETAYQVYKNKTQKISTSKLNDVILKEIEAYPPPAIKGKFVKIKYITQLPTHNPTFAFFCNLPQYIKESYTRFLENKIRKHFGFEGVPINIVFRKK; translated from the coding sequence ATGTCAAATATTGTTGCAATTGTGGGGCGCCCCAACGTGGGTAAATCCACGCTTTTTAACCGCCTGGTAGGCGAGCGTAAAGCCATTATGGATAACCAAAGCGGCGTTACCCGCGACCGCCATTACGGCTACGGCGAATGGATTGGTAAAAATTTTACCGTGGTAGATACCGGCGGCTACGTGCACGGCTCCGATGATATTTTCGAAGGAGAAATCCGGAAACAAGTAGAACTGGCCATTAAAGAAGCTACCGTAATTTTATTTATGGTGGATGTAGAAGAAGGTTTGCACAGCCTCGACGAAGAGTTTGCCGCGGTATTGCGCCGCTCCGATAAGCCCATTTACATTGTAGCCAATAAAGCTGATACCAACTTAAAATCGCAATTTATCGGCGATTTTTACGCTTTAGGTTTAGGCGAGGAAATATTCCCGGTATCCTCGGCTAGCGGCTCCGGCACCGGTGACTTATTAGACGAAGTGGTGAAGCATTTTCAGACCGAAGATGCTGAAAACCCCGACGAAGGTATTCCAAGATTAGCGGTTGTAGGCCGGCCTAATGTGGGGAAATCCTCGTTCGTTAATTTATTACTCGGCGAAGAGCGGAATATTGTAACCGATGTAGCCGGCACAACCCGCGACTCGATTAATTCCCGTTACAATGCTTTCGGGATGGAATTTATTATTACCGATACGGCCGGCTTGCGTCGTAAAACCAAAGTGCACGAAGATATTGAGTTTTATTCGGTGTTGCGGTCTATCAAAGCTATTGAAGAATCGGATGTGTGCATTGTGATGCTAGATGCGACCCGCGGCCTGGAAGCGCAGGACATGAACATTATTGGGCTTGCCGATAAAAACCGCAAAGGCATTGTGATTCTGGTAAACAAATGGGATTTAGTGGAAAAAGAAACCAATACCATGAAAGAATACGAAGAGCAGCTCCGCGAAAAAATGGCGCCGCTTACCTACATGCCCATTATTTTTACGTCAGTATTAACCAAACAGCGGGTACACAAAGCCATTGAAACGGCTTACCAGGTTTACAAAAACAAAACGCAGAAAATATCTACTTCCAAATTAAACGATGTCATCTTAAAAGAAATTGAAGCGTATCCGCCGCCAGCAATTAAAGGAAAATTTGTGAAAATTAAGTACATCACCCAGTTACCGACGCATAATCCTACCTTCGCATTTTTCTGTAATTTACCGCAGTACATTAAAGAAAGCTACACCCGTTTCCTGGAAAATAAAATCCGGAAACATTTTGGTTTTGAAGGGGTGCCGATTAACATTGTTTTCCGAAAAAAGTAA
- a CDS encoding GIY-YIG nuclease family protein produces MWNQNYFTYIATNPRKTVLYVGVTNDLERRLNERFENRGKPETFAGKYYCYNLLYYERHLKMIHAIEREKEIKLMSREDKEKLIKSENPHLLFLKIRD; encoded by the coding sequence ATGTGGAACCAGAACTATTTCACTTACATCGCTACTAACCCGCGCAAAACGGTTCTTTACGTGGGAGTTACTAACGACTTAGAAAGACGATTAAACGAGCGTTTTGAGAATAGAGGAAAACCAGAAACTTTTGCTGGCAAATATTACTGTTATAACCTTCTTTATTATGAGCGGCATTTAAAGATGATTCATGCCATTGAACGGGAAAAGGAAATAAAGTTAATGAGCCGGGAAGATAAAGAGAAGCTGATTAAATCGGAGAATCCACATTTATTATTTTTAAAAATCAGAGATTAA
- a CDS encoding 3-hydroxyacyl-CoA dehydrogenase/enoyl-CoA hydratase family protein: MKRIIKKVAVLGSGVMGSRIACHFANIGVPVLLLDMAPKELAPEEAQRGLTLDHPAVKNRIVNSALQTAIGSNPAPLYRKTDAKYITTGNFQDNLKDIATCDWVLEVVVENLKIKQQLFEKVEQFRKPGTLITSNTSGIPIHLMATGRSDDFRKHFCGTHFFNPPRYLKLLEIIPSPETDKTVVDFLLHYGDLYLGKTTVLAKDTPAFIANRIGIFGIMDAFYQMQKLGLNIDEVDRITGPVIGRPKSATFRTLDVVGLDTLAKVAQGLYQTGEKDEARHLFQLPTYVQQMLEQNWLGDKSGQGFYKKTKNAQGETEILTLDLNSLEYAPKQKVKFASMESLKTMDNLKPRLKAFYTGSDKASEFFKATAHGLFQYISNRIPEISDELYRIDDAMQAGFGWEIGPFEMWDALGIAETIKVMEAEERKPAAWVYDLLAAGHASFYKTDRGTRLYYDIPTQSYRNIPGTESFIILDNFRESNVVWKNNGATLFDIGDGILNLEFQTKMNTIGSEIIQGLNKAIEIGEKNFRGLVVGNDAPNFSAGANLALVYMYALDQDYDEMNLMIRQFQNTMMRMRYSAIPVVAAPHGLALGGGCELSLHADKIQAAAETYIGLVEFGVGLIPGGGGTKEMTLRTADSFEEGDPEFNSLRNTFTTIAMAKVSTSAEEAFDLGFMRRGDAITINNNRLLAEAKLATIELAEAGYTQPLPRKDIKVLGRGALAMFMAGVYAMYEGSYISEHDQKIARKLAYVMSGGDLSAPTLVSEQYLLDLEREAFLSLTGERKTLERIKSILTSGKPLRN, encoded by the coding sequence ATGAAAAGAATAATAAAAAAAGTTGCGGTTTTAGGTTCGGGCGTTATGGGTTCGCGCATTGCCTGCCATTTTGCCAATATTGGCGTGCCGGTACTGCTGCTTGATATGGCGCCTAAAGAACTGGCCCCGGAAGAAGCCCAACGTGGTTTAACCCTGGACCATCCCGCGGTAAAAAACCGGATTGTGAACAGCGCCTTACAAACGGCCATTGGCTCTAATCCGGCCCCGCTTTACCGTAAAACCGACGCGAAATATATTACTACGGGTAACTTCCAAGATAACCTAAAAGATATTGCTACCTGCGACTGGGTATTAGAAGTGGTGGTAGAAAATTTAAAAATTAAGCAACAACTTTTCGAGAAAGTAGAACAATTCCGTAAACCAGGTACCCTCATTACTTCTAACACATCGGGTATTCCCATTCACCTGATGGCAACCGGCCGCTCCGATGATTTCCGGAAACACTTTTGTGGAACGCACTTTTTTAATCCGCCGCGGTATTTAAAACTGCTCGAAATCATTCCGAGCCCCGAAACCGATAAAACGGTAGTAGATTTTTTGCTGCACTACGGCGATTTATACCTGGGCAAAACCACTGTGCTGGCGAAAGATACGCCGGCTTTTATTGCCAACCGCATCGGTATTTTCGGGATAATGGATGCTTTTTACCAGATGCAAAAGCTGGGCTTAAACATCGACGAAGTGGACCGCATTACGGGCCCCGTAATTGGTCGCCCTAAATCGGCCACTTTCCGCACCCTGGATGTAGTAGGTTTAGATACATTAGCGAAAGTAGCCCAGGGCTTGTACCAAACCGGCGAGAAAGACGAGGCCCGCCACTTATTTCAATTACCCACTTACGTGCAGCAAATGCTGGAGCAAAACTGGCTGGGCGATAAATCGGGCCAAGGCTTTTACAAGAAAACTAAAAATGCGCAAGGTGAAACCGAAATCCTGACTTTAGATTTAAACTCGCTGGAGTACGCGCCCAAGCAAAAAGTAAAGTTTGCCAGTATGGAGTCGCTCAAAACCATGGATAACCTGAAGCCGCGCTTAAAAGCTTTTTATACTGGTTCCGATAAAGCCTCCGAGTTTTTTAAAGCCACGGCGCACGGTTTGTTCCAATACATTTCTAACCGCATTCCCGAAATATCCGACGAATTATACCGGATTGACGATGCTATGCAGGCTGGTTTTGGCTGGGAAATTGGGCCGTTTGAAATGTGGGATGCCCTGGGCATAGCCGAAACAATAAAAGTCATGGAAGCAGAAGAACGCAAACCAGCCGCTTGGGTGTACGATTTGCTGGCGGCCGGACATGCTTCGTTCTATAAAACGGATCGGGGCACGCGCCTGTATTATGATATTCCAACCCAATCTTACCGAAATATACCAGGCACTGAAAGCTTTATTATTCTGGACAATTTCCGGGAAAGCAACGTCGTCTGGAAAAATAACGGGGCTACTTTGTTTGACATTGGCGATGGCATCCTGAATTTAGAATTCCAAACCAAAATGAATACTATCGGTTCCGAAATTATTCAGGGGCTGAACAAAGCCATAGAAATCGGCGAGAAAAATTTCCGGGGATTAGTAGTCGGGAACGATGCGCCTAACTTCTCGGCGGGCGCTAATCTGGCCTTGGTTTACATGTACGCCCTTGACCAAGATTACGATGAAATGAACCTTATGATCCGGCAGTTCCAGAATACCATGATGCGCATGCGTTACAGCGCCATTCCGGTAGTAGCCGCGCCGCATGGTTTGGCATTGGGTGGCGGTTGCGAGTTAAGTCTGCACGCCGATAAAATTCAGGCCGCCGCCGAAACCTATATCGGGCTCGTGGAGTTTGGCGTGGGTTTAATTCCGGGGGGCGGTGGTACCAAAGAAATGACTTTACGCACCGCTGATTCTTTTGAAGAAGGCGACCCGGAGTTTAACAGCTTACGCAATACCTTCACCACCATCGCCATGGCGAAAGTATCTACTTCGGCGGAAGAAGCCTTTGATTTAGGATTTATGCGCCGCGGTGATGCCATTACCATTAACAATAACCGCTTACTCGCCGAAGCTAAGTTAGCCACAATAGAACTCGCCGAAGCCGGCTATACGCAACCCCTGCCGCGCAAAGACATTAAAGTACTGGGCCGCGGTGCCTTAGCCATGTTTATGGCCGGTGTTTACGCCATGTACGAAGGAAGCTACATCTCGGAGCACGATCAAAAAATTGCCCGCAAATTAGCTTACGTCATGTCGGGGGGTGATTTATCGGCTCCCACGTTGGTATCGGAGCAATACTTACTCGACCTGGAGCGCGAAGCATTTTTATCGCTCACCGGCGAACGCAAAACCCTGGAACGCATCAAAAGCATATTAACCTCGGGTAAACCGTTAAGAAATTAG
- a CDS encoding AMP-dependent synthetase/ligase: MSAIPQITRAFDILAYQLQKYPQTDCLAAKINGAWQTQSTQQVKDAVDKFSLGLLANGIKKNDKIALVSFNRPEWIIADLGIQQMGAVSVPMYPTITEEDYRYIFKEAEVKLILVSDEKLYNRVSAATAQIEGIQGIYSFDHLTGVKHWSEISDQYKAVSAAELEASKAAITSKDLFTIIYTSGTTGNPKGVMLTHHNIVSNYTSCQPYVPVNNQHRALSFLPLCHIYERMLSVLYIAEGVSIYYAESIEKVADNLREVKPHVFATVPRLLEKVYDKIVAKGRELTGVKKSLFFWALELGLKYDVRGTSAWYNAQLAIANKIIFNKWREALGGNVIAIVSGGAALQPRLARVFGAANIRVMEGYGLTETSPVIAVNRHNPEDHMIGTVGPPVDDIEVKIAESDGEILTRSASVMKGYYKHPEQTAEVIDADGWFHTGDIGELVEGKYLRITDRKKEMFKTSGGKYIAPQLIENKLKESVLIEQVMVIGDGRKFASALIVPSFPDLREWCRLHNIPYTTDAEMIKHPEVLAKYDKEVKKYNEHFAQWEQIKRHELLSKLWSIESGELTAKLSLKRKVILQNNQELIEKIY; the protein is encoded by the coding sequence ATGAGCGCCATACCCCAAATAACCCGTGCATTTGATATTTTAGCGTATCAGTTGCAAAAATATCCTCAAACCGATTGCTTAGCGGCTAAAATAAACGGCGCTTGGCAAACCCAGAGTACGCAGCAAGTAAAAGATGCCGTAGATAAGTTTAGTTTGGGTTTATTGGCCAACGGAATTAAAAAGAATGATAAAATAGCCTTGGTATCTTTTAACCGGCCGGAGTGGATTATTGCTGACTTAGGTATTCAGCAAATGGGGGCAGTTAGCGTACCCATGTACCCCACCATTACCGAAGAAGATTACCGGTATATATTTAAAGAAGCCGAAGTAAAGCTTATTCTGGTTTCCGACGAAAAATTATATAACCGGGTAAGTGCGGCTACTGCCCAAATAGAAGGTATTCAGGGAATTTATTCTTTTGACCACCTCACTGGAGTGAAACATTGGTCAGAAATTTCAGACCAATATAAGGCTGTAAGCGCAGCAGAATTAGAAGCCAGCAAAGCCGCTATTACTTCCAAAGATTTATTTACCATTATTTATACCTCGGGTACAACCGGCAATCCCAAAGGGGTAATGCTGACGCATCATAACATTGTCAGTAATTATACATCCTGCCAGCCTTATGTGCCGGTTAATAACCAGCACCGGGCCTTAAGTTTTTTACCGCTTTGTCACATTTACGAACGCATGCTCTCGGTATTGTACATCGCCGAAGGAGTAAGTATTTATTACGCCGAAAGTATAGAAAAAGTAGCCGATAATTTGCGCGAAGTAAAACCCCACGTATTTGCCACCGTGCCGCGCTTATTAGAAAAAGTGTACGATAAAATTGTGGCGAAAGGAAGAGAGTTAACTGGGGTGAAAAAATCTTTATTTTTTTGGGCTTTAGAATTAGGTTTAAAGTACGATGTGCGGGGTACAAGTGCCTGGTATAATGCTCAATTAGCAATAGCCAATAAAATTATTTTTAATAAGTGGCGCGAAGCGTTAGGCGGCAATGTAATTGCCATTGTATCGGGTGGTGCCGCTTTGCAACCGCGCCTGGCCCGGGTATTTGGGGCGGCCAACATTCGGGTAATGGAAGGGTATGGACTTACCGAAACTTCTCCTGTAATTGCGGTTAACCGGCATAACCCCGAAGATCACATGATCGGTACCGTAGGTCCGCCGGTGGACGACATAGAAGTAAAAATTGCGGAATCGGACGGTGAAATCTTAACTCGCAGTGCCAGCGTAATGAAAGGCTACTACAAGCACCCGGAACAAACCGCCGAAGTAATTGATGCGGATGGTTGGTTTCATACTGGTGATATTGGCGAATTAGTAGAAGGAAAATACCTGCGAATTACCGACCGGAAAAAAGAAATGTTTAAAACCTCGGGCGGTAAATACATTGCTCCTCAACTAATTGAAAATAAACTAAAAGAATCGGTTTTAATTGAGCAGGTAATGGTAATTGGCGACGGGCGTAAATTTGCTTCGGCGTTAATTGTCCCTTCTTTTCCTGATTTACGCGAATGGTGCCGCCTGCATAATATTCCGTACACTACCGATGCAGAAATGATTAAACACCCCGAAGTACTGGCCAAATACGATAAGGAAGTTAAGAAGTATAACGAGCATTTTGCGCAATGGGAACAAATTAAACGCCACGAACTGCTGTCAAAATTGTGGAGTATTGAAAGCGGAGAATTGACCGCCAAATTAAGTCTCAAACGCAAAGTTATTCTGCAGAATAATCAAGAACTCATCGAAAAAATTTATTAA
- a CDS encoding formimidoylglutamase, protein MNLSIFFEPITEEFNLSQSSPKTFGASLDSFIHKFPDWRQADIALLGINEVRGTGVDTQPEICPADEVRRKLYALKKGTGRYKIVDLGNLLSGITLEDTYLRIKEIVENLISHNTLPVLIGGSHDLDYGQFLAYENLDKAINLVIVDSHIDMSEEVEVPAHRQHLQRILLHEPNYLFSLSQVAYQSYFVEQEVAVVLEKLHFETIRLGQVHTNIQEVEPVLRHADLISFDIRALKHNDAPGYEPANPFGLTGEEACQLCWYAGLNDSLTSFGIYEYNPALDVRQVTASAIAVMIWYFVEGFYHRKNETDFTSNKFLKYAIGFHDNPNKMVFYKSKVSDKWWMEVEPLRSEKQPQIIPCSYEDYLLAAKGEIPNRWILTQSRLA, encoded by the coding sequence ATGAATCTATCTATTTTCTTTGAACCTATTACCGAAGAATTTAATCTGTCGCAAAGTAGCCCCAAAACTTTTGGAGCCAGCCTTGATTCTTTTATTCATAAATTTCCGGATTGGCGGCAAGCTGATATTGCTTTGTTAGGAATAAATGAAGTACGAGGAACTGGGGTAGATACGCAGCCAGAAATTTGCCCAGCCGACGAAGTTAGGCGTAAATTATACGCCTTAAAGAAAGGAACAGGACGTTATAAAATTGTTGATTTAGGCAATTTACTTTCCGGCATTACGCTGGAAGACACTTACCTGCGCATTAAAGAAATTGTAGAAAACCTGATTAGTCATAACACGTTGCCGGTGCTAATTGGCGGCAGCCACGACTTAGATTACGGCCAATTCCTAGCGTACGAAAACCTGGACAAAGCCATCAATCTGGTTATTGTTGACTCCCACATTGATATGAGCGAAGAAGTGGAGGTACCCGCGCACCGGCAACACCTGCAACGTATTCTGCTGCACGAACCTAATTATTTATTCAGCCTGAGCCAGGTTGCCTACCAATCGTACTTTGTAGAACAGGAAGTAGCCGTAGTTTTAGAAAAGCTGCATTTCGAAACAATTCGTCTTGGTCAGGTACACACCAATATTCAGGAAGTGGAACCCGTTCTCCGGCACGCCGATCTTATTAGTTTTGATATCCGGGCGTTAAAACACAACGATGCACCGGGCTACGAACCCGCCAATCCCTTTGGCCTAACCGGCGAGGAAGCTTGCCAATTATGCTGGTATGCCGGATTAAACGATTCGCTTACCTCTTTTGGTATTTATGAATACAATCCAGCCTTAGATGTGCGTCAGGTAACAGCCTCTGCCATTGCCGTTATGATCTGGTATTTTGTGGAGGGATTTTATCATCGTAAAAACGAAACTGATTTTACCAGCAACAAGTTTTTAAAATACGCCATTGGTTTTCATGATAACCCCAATAAAATGGTGTTTTATAAAAGCAAGGTAAGCGATAAATGGTGGATGGAAGTAGAGCCGCTGCGCTCCGAAAAACAACCTCAAATAATACCGTGTTCTTACGAAGATTATTTACTCGCCGCTAAAGGCGAAATACCCAACCGCTGGATTTTAACGCAATCGCGGCTGGCTTAG